From the genome of Cellvibrio japonicus Ueda107, one region includes:
- the tatA gene encoding twin-arginine translocase TatA/TatE family subunit gives MGISGISIWQLLIVLAIVVMLFGTKRLRTLGSDLGSMIKGFKSSMNNGEEGDKNKEEPTKPQSVEDKSAGVNSATVHEKSDQKH, from the coding sequence ATGGGTATCAGCGGTATCAGCATTTGGCAATTACTCATCGTTCTGGCCATCGTGGTTATGCTTTTCGGCACCAAGCGCTTACGCACGCTGGGCAGCGACCTGGGCAGTATGATCAAGGGGTTTAAAAGCTCCATGAACAATGGCGAAGAAGGCGATAAAAACAAAGAAGAGCCGACCAAGCCCCAGTCTGTTGAGGACAAGAGCGCCGGTGTGAATAGCGCAACTGTCCACGAGAAATCCGACCAGAAACACTGA
- a CDS encoding phosphoribosyl-ATP diphosphatase, whose protein sequence is MSNDILKQLTEILETRKQNADADSSYVASLHKKGLNKILEKVGEECTETLLAAKDAQTSGDNTDLIYETADLWFHSLVMLSHLGCSAEDVLNELARRFHVSGIAEKAARTSQ, encoded by the coding sequence ATGAGCAACGACATTCTTAAACAATTGACTGAGATACTGGAAACGCGCAAGCAAAATGCCGACGCAGACAGTTCCTATGTGGCCAGCCTGCACAAAAAAGGCCTGAACAAGATTCTGGAAAAAGTGGGCGAAGAGTGTACAGAAACCCTTCTCGCCGCCAAGGATGCACAAACCAGTGGCGATAACACAGATCTCATCTATGAAACCGCCGATCTCTGGTTTCACAGCCTGGTGATGCTTTCACACCTGGGCTGCTCTGCCGAGGATGTACTCAACGAACTGGCGCGCCGCTTTCATGTTTCCGGCATTGCCGAAAAAGCAGCGCGCACGTCACAATAA
- the hisI gene encoding phosphoribosyl-AMP cyclohydrolase gives MKDWLDSVNWNADGLVPAIAQDATSGRILMMAWMNRESLRLTAEKQQAIYWSRSRNQLWHKGETSGHVQHVREIRLDCDEDVIVLQVVQEGGIACHTGRESCFYRVFRNGEWVAVDPVLKDPAEIY, from the coding sequence ATGAAAGACTGGCTCGATAGCGTAAACTGGAATGCCGATGGCCTGGTACCTGCCATCGCCCAGGATGCCACCAGCGGCCGTATCCTGATGATGGCCTGGATGAATCGCGAGTCACTGCGACTGACCGCCGAGAAACAACAAGCTATTTACTGGTCGCGCTCACGCAACCAGTTGTGGCACAAAGGGGAAACCTCAGGCCATGTACAGCATGTGCGTGAAATACGCCTGGATTGCGATGAAGACGTTATTGTTTTACAAGTTGTGCAGGAGGGTGGAATAGCTTGCCATACCGGGCGCGAATCCTGTTTCTACCGGGTTTTCCGCAACGGTGAATGGGTAGCGGTAGACCCGGTATTAAAAGATCCTGCCGAGATATATTAA
- a CDS encoding aldo/keto reductase: MLPRRRLGLTELEPGIISLGTVKFGRNQSVKYPDSFNLPSNEQLRELLAAARDLGVNLLDTAPAYGFSEERLGDLLRGERQSWIISTKVGEEFEPDKFAQEGRSWFDFSARHTRASIERSMRRLRTDYLDIVLIHSDGNDLDILEQSPVIDSLCRLQQEGWIRAIGISSKTAEGGLKAAELCDLVMVTYNPQNPHEEAVIDRCRDLGKGVLLKKVLASGHICHDAPASGKDALEQALAFALGKPGVTSAVIGTINPAHLRANCLAAMAVLHD; encoded by the coding sequence ATGTTGCCGCGCCGCCGCCTTGGCCTGACAGAACTGGAGCCCGGCATCATTAGCCTGGGAACCGTCAAATTTGGCCGCAACCAAAGCGTCAAATACCCGGACTCGTTCAATTTGCCAAGCAACGAGCAATTGCGCGAGTTGCTGGCCGCTGCACGCGACCTGGGTGTCAACCTGCTCGATACGGCGCCGGCCTACGGCTTCAGCGAGGAGCGACTGGGTGACCTGCTGCGCGGGGAGCGGCAATCCTGGATCATTTCCACCAAAGTGGGTGAAGAGTTTGAGCCGGATAAATTTGCGCAGGAGGGACGCTCCTGGTTCGATTTCAGCGCCAGGCACACACGCGCCAGCATAGAGCGAAGCATGCGTCGCCTGCGTACCGATTACCTGGATATAGTGCTGATCCACTCTGATGGCAACGATCTGGATATCCTGGAGCAGAGCCCGGTTATCGATAGCCTGTGCCGCCTGCAGCAGGAGGGCTGGATACGCGCTATAGGCATCTCCAGCAAGACAGCGGAAGGCGGACTCAAGGCCGCAGAGCTCTGTGACCTGGTCATGGTGACCTACAACCCACAGAATCCCCATGAGGAAGCCGTTATTGACCGCTGTCGCGACCTCGGCAAGGGAGTGCTACTAAAAAAAGTTCTCGCCAGCGGCCATATCTGCCATGATGCGCCCGCCTCAGGTAAAGATGCCCTCGAACAAGCCCTGGCCTTTGCGCTGGGCAAGCCAGGCGTGACCAGTGCAGTCATAGGCACCATCAACCCTGCACACCTGCGCGCTAACTGCCTTGCCGCCATGGCCGTTTTACACGATTAA
- a CDS encoding NAD(P)/FAD-dependent oxidoreductase produces the protein MSNSLPDSAIHTLQLDLAIIGGGVAGLWLANRAKSAGYELALFESHGLGSGQTLASQGMIHGGMKYTLAGALTGASEAIADMPRYWRDCLCGEGEVNLRHTRILSDHFFMWSTQSLGSKLTGFLASKLTRGRVDTVSDDRRPPLLRHKEFNGSLYRLEDLVIDTPSLVANLANNVAGRCVALDWNNAHLERTAAGDVQLHINHPQNGTIRIQANCFVFCAGQGNAELLRKLNLDSPAMQLRPLQQVMVKHTQPFDFYGHCLGAETTPRLTISSHRLPLGERIWYLGGSLAERGASLDADDLIALAKQELAELLPWVDLTHAEWATLPINRAEPRQPGLTRPDKAFVAPAKGATNLLVAWPTKLTLAPNLASETLTQLPAPLGLPKVNPGEWLPLAPIAKTPWELAFPPAISTEERLALMFPEADDDEEFA, from the coding sequence ATGAGCAATTCGCTGCCAGACTCTGCTATTCACACCCTTCAACTCGATCTCGCCATTATCGGCGGCGGGGTAGCCGGGTTATGGCTGGCCAATCGCGCCAAGTCTGCCGGCTATGAACTGGCGCTGTTTGAATCCCATGGTCTGGGTAGCGGGCAAACCCTCGCCTCCCAGGGAATGATCCACGGTGGGATGAAATACACCCTGGCGGGTGCACTGACCGGCGCCTCGGAAGCCATCGCCGACATGCCGCGCTACTGGCGCGATTGCCTGTGCGGCGAAGGAGAGGTCAACTTGCGCCACACGCGCATCCTCAGCGACCACTTTTTCATGTGGTCGACCCAGAGCCTTGGCAGCAAACTCACCGGCTTCCTTGCCAGCAAGCTGACCCGGGGCCGGGTAGACACTGTCAGCGATGATCGCCGCCCCCCCCTCTTACGCCATAAAGAGTTTAACGGCAGCCTCTATCGCCTTGAGGATCTGGTTATTGATACCCCCAGCCTGGTAGCCAACCTCGCCAACAATGTTGCAGGGCGCTGTGTAGCGCTGGATTGGAACAACGCTCACCTTGAACGCACCGCCGCAGGTGATGTGCAACTGCATATAAACCACCCCCAAAACGGAACCATCCGTATCCAGGCCAACTGTTTCGTCTTCTGTGCCGGCCAGGGTAATGCCGAGCTGCTGCGGAAATTAAACCTGGATAGCCCGGCCATGCAGCTTCGCCCTCTGCAGCAAGTCATGGTTAAGCACACACAGCCCTTCGATTTTTACGGCCACTGCCTGGGCGCGGAAACCACCCCGCGGCTGACCATCTCCAGTCACCGCCTGCCGCTGGGTGAGCGCATTTGGTACCTCGGCGGCAGCCTGGCTGAGCGCGGCGCAAGCCTGGATGCAGACGATCTGATTGCACTGGCCAAACAAGAGCTGGCCGAGTTGTTACCCTGGGTGGATTTAACCCATGCCGAATGGGCCACCTTACCCATTAACCGCGCCGAACCCCGCCAGCCGGGCTTGACTCGTCCCGACAAAGCCTTTGTTGCACCGGCAAAGGGCGCCACTAACCTGCTGGTAGCCTGGCCAACCAAGCTTACCCTTGCCCCCAACCTGGCCAGTGAAACCCTGACACAGTTACCTGCCCCACTGGGGCTTCCCAAGGTTAACCCCGGCGAGTGGCTGCCCCTGGCCCCTATTGCAAAAACCCCATGGGAATTGGCATTTCCTCCTGCTATCAGCACCGAGGAGCGCCTGGCGCTGATGTTTCCCGAAGCAGATGACGATGAGGAGTTTGCCTGA
- a CDS encoding sugar nucleotide-binding protein, with product MLFKLLLTQANSPLGSALHHDLERESVNLLLPQAEDVDWRHAESVSAYIQQKCPELVINNYAWDTLDTRDGQDAYLAAATHLAAACADADIPLIHLSGYQVFSGNSKSTHSEKDNVDPVTAQGKTLVAAEQAIARLCPRHICLRLGWVIGAYGDNLLTRLLGGYLGGQAVQANRRLRGAPTTLADVARVLVGLYKQISCGSDNWGIMHYCSGDACTQEEFAEQLLQLLIQQQLLTAEPSLTIIDDENTDEPASAILTCRVIRDCFGVQARSWRPSLLPLVKQWLHNRGE from the coding sequence ATGTTATTTAAGCTACTCCTGACCCAGGCGAACTCTCCCCTTGGCAGCGCACTTCACCATGACCTGGAACGTGAGTCTGTCAACCTCCTCTTACCGCAAGCGGAGGATGTGGATTGGCGTCATGCCGAGTCTGTCTCTGCCTATATCCAGCAAAAGTGCCCGGAACTGGTTATTAATAATTATGCCTGGGATACATTGGATACCCGGGATGGACAGGATGCCTATCTCGCCGCCGCTACCCACCTGGCGGCCGCGTGTGCTGATGCCGATATTCCCCTGATCCATCTATCGGGGTACCAGGTGTTTAGCGGGAATAGCAAAAGTACCCACAGTGAAAAAGACAATGTTGACCCGGTAACTGCCCAGGGGAAAACCCTGGTGGCGGCCGAGCAGGCCATTGCCCGCCTTTGTCCGCGGCATATCTGCCTGCGTCTGGGCTGGGTGATTGGTGCCTATGGCGATAACCTGCTGACCCGCTTGTTGGGGGGATATCTGGGCGGACAGGCGGTGCAAGCCAATCGGCGTTTGCGGGGGGCGCCGACAACCCTGGCTGATGTGGCGCGGGTATTGGTGGGATTGTATAAACAGATCAGCTGTGGTTCCGACAACTGGGGCATCATGCATTATTGCTCAGGCGATGCCTGTACCCAGGAAGAGTTTGCCGAGCAGTTATTGCAGTTATTAATCCAGCAACAACTGCTGACGGCCGAACCCAGCTTGACCATTATTGATGATGAAAATACCGATGAGCCTGCCAGCGCGATTCTCACCTGCCGTGTGATTCGCGACTGCTTTGGTGTGCAGGCGCGCTCCTGGCGTCCCAGTTTGCTGCCCTTGGTGAAGCAGTGGCTCCACAATCGTGGAGAGTGA
- the fabB gene encoding beta-ketoacyl-ACP synthase I, whose protein sequence is MRRVVVTGMGIISCLGNNLAAVLDALRNGRSGIKFQETYQQMGFRSQVAGSIDINLSELIDRKILRFMGDAAAFAYLSMQQAIADAGLSEDKVSNERTGIIMGSGGASSMNLVEAADILREKGLKRVGPYRVTQTMGSTTSACLATPFKIKGVNYSISSACATSAHCVGNAMELIQLGKQDIVFAGGGEEEHWTLTALFDAMGALSTKYNETPDKASRAYDANRDGFVIAGGGGCLVLEEYEHAKARGARIYAEVVGYGATSDGYDMVAPSGEGAVRCMKQALATVDGPIDYINSHGTSTPVGDLAELKAIKETFGDQIPAISSTKSLTGHSLGATGVQEAIYSLLMMANDFICASANIESVDPEAEGIPIVLKRQDNVKLKRVMSNSFGFGGTNATLVFQSI, encoded by the coding sequence ATGAGACGCGTTGTTGTTACCGGCATGGGGATTATTTCCTGCCTGGGCAATAATCTAGCCGCCGTATTGGACGCGCTGCGCAATGGTCGTTCCGGCATCAAATTTCAGGAAACTTACCAACAAATGGGTTTTCGCAGCCAGGTCGCCGGTTCTATTGATATCAACCTGAGCGAGCTGATTGATCGCAAGATACTGCGCTTTATGGGAGATGCAGCCGCCTTCGCCTATCTGTCCATGCAACAGGCAATTGCCGATGCTGGCCTGAGTGAAGACAAGGTCTCCAACGAGCGCACCGGTATTATTATGGGTTCCGGTGGCGCCTCCTCCATGAACCTGGTGGAAGCCGCAGACATACTGCGCGAAAAAGGCCTCAAACGCGTTGGCCCCTATCGCGTAACCCAAACCATGGGCAGTACCACCTCGGCATGCCTGGCAACCCCCTTCAAGATCAAAGGGGTCAACTACTCCATTTCCTCTGCCTGTGCCACCAGTGCCCACTGTGTCGGCAATGCCATGGAGCTGATCCAGTTGGGCAAGCAGGACATCGTCTTTGCCGGTGGCGGTGAAGAAGAGCACTGGACCCTGACCGCACTGTTCGATGCCATGGGCGCGCTTTCAACCAAATACAACGAAACCCCGGATAAGGCCTCCCGCGCCTACGATGCCAATCGCGACGGATTTGTGATTGCGGGCGGCGGCGGTTGCCTGGTACTGGAAGAATACGAACACGCCAAAGCGCGCGGTGCCAGGATCTATGCCGAAGTGGTCGGCTATGGTGCCACCTCTGACGGTTATGACATGGTCGCCCCTTCCGGGGAAGGCGCAGTGCGCTGTATGAAGCAGGCCCTGGCGACAGTGGATGGCCCTATCGACTACATCAATTCCCACGGTACTTCTACCCCTGTGGGTGATTTGGCAGAACTGAAAGCCATCAAGGAAACCTTTGGCGACCAGATTCCGGCTATCAGCTCTACCAAGTCACTGACCGGTCACAGCCTGGGAGCAACCGGTGTGCAGGAGGCTATCTACAGCCTGCTGATGATGGCAAACGACTTTATCTGTGCCTCGGCCAATATTGAGTCCGTCGATCCGGAAGCCGAGGGAATACCGATCGTGCTGAAACGCCAGGACAATGTGAAGCTCAAGCGTGTGATGTCCAACAGTTTTGGCTTTGGCGGCACCAACGCCACCCTGGTATTCCAAAGCATTTAA
- the fabA gene encoding bifunctional 3-hydroxydecanoyl-ACP dehydratase/trans-2-decenoyl-ACP isomerase has translation MTSFQPQSSYSRDDLIECGKGNLFGPGNAQLPLPNMLMLDRITHISHTGGEFGKGEIIAELDISPDLWFFECHFPGDPVMPGCLGLDAMWQLVGFFLGWKGNLGRGRALGCGELKFTGQILPTAKKITYHIHLKRVIERKLIMGIADGRVSCDGKDIYFAHDLRVGLFQNTDSF, from the coding sequence ATGACCAGCTTCCAACCCCAGAGCTCTTACAGTCGCGATGATTTGATCGAGTGCGGCAAAGGCAACCTGTTCGGCCCCGGCAATGCACAATTGCCCCTGCCCAATATGCTCATGCTCGACCGCATTACGCATATCAGCCACACTGGCGGTGAGTTCGGCAAGGGCGAGATTATCGCCGAGTTGGATATCAGCCCGGACCTCTGGTTCTTTGAATGCCACTTCCCCGGTGACCCCGTCATGCCGGGCTGCCTGGGATTGGACGCCATGTGGCAATTGGTAGGGTTTTTCCTCGGCTGGAAAGGCAACCTTGGCCGCGGCCGCGCCCTGGGTTGCGGCGAGCTGAAATTTACCGGCCAGATCCTGCCCACCGCCAAGAAAATCACCTATCACATTCACTTGAAGCGCGTGATTGAACGCAAGCTGATCATGGGGATTGCTGATGGCCGGGTTTCCTGTGACGGCAAGGACATCTATTTCGCCCATGATTTACGGGTCGGCCTGTTCCAGAACACTGACTCTTTCTAA
- a CDS encoding polyprenyl synthetase family protein yields MLPFQQVVKDDFAAVNQLIIDQLHSDVGLVENIGHYLVEAGGKRLRPLLVMLAAKSLGYTGKQHLDLAAIIEFIHTATLLHDDVVDMSQLRRGRPTANAQWGNAPSVLVGDFLYSRAFQMMVAIGSMDVMAILSDTTNTIAEGEVQQLVNAKDPNVTEENYFQVIDKKTAILFSAACEVGGVIAGANTRQREALRHYGSHVGIAFQLVDDALDYTGDAATLGKNVGDDLAEGKPTLPLIHAMRTGTRAQAELVANTIRTGDASQLHAILEVVKATGGMDYTLQAARRQVDQALSQLQTLPDNAYSQAMRQLAEFSLARTY; encoded by the coding sequence ATGCTGCCATTTCAACAGGTCGTTAAAGACGATTTCGCCGCTGTCAATCAATTGATTATCGACCAGCTCCATTCGGACGTCGGCCTGGTAGAGAATATTGGGCATTATCTGGTAGAGGCAGGCGGCAAGCGCCTGCGCCCGCTGCTGGTTATGCTGGCTGCCAAATCCCTGGGTTACACCGGCAAACAGCATCTTGATTTGGCGGCGATCATTGAATTTATCCACACCGCGACCCTGCTACACGATGACGTAGTCGATATGTCGCAGCTGCGTCGCGGCCGTCCCACCGCCAATGCCCAATGGGGCAATGCCCCCAGTGTGCTGGTCGGTGATTTCCTCTATTCGCGCGCATTCCAGATGATGGTCGCGATTGGCAGTATGGATGTCATGGCAATCCTCAGCGATACAACCAATACGATTGCGGAAGGCGAAGTACAACAATTGGTCAACGCCAAGGATCCAAATGTCACCGAAGAAAACTATTTCCAGGTCATTGATAAAAAGACGGCAATCCTTTTTTCTGCCGCCTGCGAAGTGGGCGGTGTGATCGCCGGCGCCAATACCCGGCAGCGCGAAGCGCTGCGCCATTACGGCTCCCATGTGGGTATCGCCTTCCAACTGGTAGACGATGCCCTCGACTACACGGGCGATGCGGCTACCCTAGGCAAAAATGTGGGTGACGACCTGGCCGAAGGCAAGCCCACACTGCCCCTGATCCACGCCATGCGTACAGGCACCAGGGCACAAGCCGAGCTGGTCGCCAATACCATACGCACGGGCGACGCCAGCCAACTCCATGCCATCCTGGAGGTTGTTAAAGCCACCGGCGGCATGGACTATACCCTGCAAGCCGCCCGCCGCCAGGTCGACCAGGCACTGAGCCAGCTCCAAACGCTGCCGGACAACGCGTATAGCCAGGCAATGCGCCAGCTAGCCGAGTTCTCACTGGCACGCACCTACTGA
- a CDS encoding 4'-phosphopantetheinyl transferase family protein has translation MANISDSVNPFNIKRHEIHLWRLDMRQLDQESIENTAGALCTAAELARAQRFVRGRLEHLATRILLRRVLANYLGQSPSALEFAQHPKGKPYLADTNILFNLSHSAQEALLGVSHGLNIGVDIEQNKSRLNALELATHFFADHETHWLQRLEPEDQERQFYRLWTLKEAMLKALGTGIASGLDNISFQLDQGAIIFSTTLPLDTSNWQFFQWQLDSGTQAALAVESPAPLQILWRNAQGLLEESA, from the coding sequence ATGGCAAACATTTCTGACTCAGTAAACCCATTCAATATAAAGCGCCATGAAATTCACTTGTGGCGACTGGATATGCGCCAGCTTGATCAGGAAAGCATCGAAAATACAGCCGGCGCACTGTGTACTGCCGCAGAGTTGGCACGCGCCCAGCGCTTTGTCCGCGGTCGGCTTGAGCACCTGGCCACACGGATATTGCTGCGGCGCGTATTGGCCAATTACCTCGGCCAATCCCCTTCGGCCCTGGAGTTTGCACAGCATCCCAAAGGAAAACCCTATTTGGCCGATACCAACATTCTTTTTAACCTAAGCCACAGTGCGCAGGAGGCCTTGCTGGGTGTGAGCCACGGATTAAATATTGGTGTGGATATAGAGCAGAATAAAAGTCGCCTCAACGCCCTCGAATTGGCGACCCATTTTTTTGCAGACCATGAAACACATTGGTTACAACGCCTGGAACCTGAAGATCAGGAGCGCCAGTTCTATCGCCTCTGGACACTCAAGGAGGCCATGCTGAAAGCCCTGGGCACCGGCATTGCCTCAGGGCTGGATAACATCAGTTTCCAGTTGGACCAGGGCGCTATTATTTTTTCTACAACACTTCCCCTCGATACATCCAACTGGCAGTTTTTCCAATGGCAACTAGACTCGGGGACACAAGCGGCCCTCGCCGTGGAGTCTCCCGCCCCCCTGCAAATCCTCTGGCGGAATGCCCAAGGCCTGCTTGAAGAAAGCGCGTAG
- a CDS encoding FKBP-type peptidyl-prolyl cis-trans isomerase, which produces MQITADKVVSFHYRLSETGADEIESSYDAEPTLYLHGHNNLLAALEAALDGKTVGDKVSVSLTPEQAYGVRQEGAVQRIPVKHLLDHDKLKNKLKPGMKVAVNTQHGPWEALVLKVGKFNVDIDSNHPLAGKHLDFALDVIAVRDATDEEIAHGHAHGVGGHHHD; this is translated from the coding sequence ATGCAAATCACTGCCGACAAAGTTGTCAGTTTTCATTACCGTTTGAGCGAAACCGGGGCCGATGAGATCGAGTCTTCCTATGATGCGGAGCCAACCCTTTACCTGCACGGACATAACAACTTGCTGGCGGCATTGGAAGCGGCGCTTGACGGTAAAACCGTGGGCGATAAGGTGAGTGTTAGCCTGACTCCGGAACAGGCATACGGTGTGCGTCAGGAAGGTGCGGTCCAGCGTATCCCCGTTAAACATTTACTCGATCACGATAAGCTTAAAAATAAGCTCAAGCCGGGAATGAAAGTCGCCGTGAACACCCAGCACGGCCCATGGGAAGCCCTTGTCCTGAAGGTGGGTAAATTCAATGTCGATATTGATAGTAATCACCCCCTGGCGGGTAAGCACCTGGATTTTGCCCTGGACGTTATAGCGGTGCGTGATGCGACAGACGAAGAGATTGCCCATGGCCATGCCCATGGTGTCGGCGGGCACCATCACGACTAG
- a CDS encoding YfiR/HmsC family protein, with translation MLISCLSFGRNRATRGFTALGCSLCLGLLFLSSVIAQAQTISRHKLTASYLYNFAKHIEWPHESGLDSFDIALYGNDTQQVYAELAQLAGKVKLRNLPIRVERVTNTSNLVRYQMVYLDAEGGRVLPELLDALESKPVLLVTADYPNQQLVMINLLSSNDRLLFEVNRSNIINHGLKPLPELILNGGTEIDVARLYREGQASLVAMQKQLQAREKTLRQLSDKTEEQAALNRRLEQQLAELNQNIRQSDALIANQNLQLQEQEAQLEKNKQERTALLQEMDERTRELNAQKVQLQTISTTIETREKRLTQLDETIRIQEAEIAAQKRAIAGLDETVDAQKTTLRYMLGLVILGVLLIFTIFVAYHMKRRDNQRLAAHSKDLQIAKDRLAIAKRKAEDASQAKSEFLSLMSHELRTPLQAIIGYTELVIEELKLDSDDRHVKDLERVIHNGERLLRLINGVLDMAKIESGSMDLDLTEVRLSSLVDEARGTVAPLLEKSEIQVVQEVDDGESLPKADPEKLLHILINLLGNASKFAPKGVVSIKAYHRAEKIYISVADTGIGMSPEQQQHIFDPFRQADSGTTRKYQGSGLGLSITRQLCELMGGSIRVESELGKGSTFIVELPLPIVPPAPKDQEPEAVITETAAVMPAGADESLTHLVIVEEYPQLLERLARGLGNRSYQLHCASDVASCLQLVREHQPQAVVIDPLFAPASSVIDALRADPQTAGVTILLLSPAQGADLLPHQETQLLLAQLCAKN, from the coding sequence ATGTTGATATCTTGTCTTTCATTTGGGCGCAATCGCGCGACTCGTGGTTTTACTGCCCTGGGCTGCAGTTTATGCCTGGGATTGTTGTTTTTGTCTTCTGTGATTGCACAGGCTCAAACTATCAGTCGGCATAAGCTGACTGCTTCTTATTTGTACAATTTTGCCAAGCATATCGAATGGCCCCATGAGTCGGGACTGGATTCATTTGATATCGCCCTTTATGGCAATGATACCCAGCAAGTGTATGCAGAGCTGGCCCAACTGGCGGGCAAAGTGAAGTTGCGCAACCTGCCTATCCGTGTCGAGCGTGTCACCAATACCAGTAATCTTGTTCGCTATCAGATGGTTTATCTGGATGCAGAGGGTGGGCGTGTCTTGCCGGAATTGCTGGACGCCCTGGAGAGCAAACCGGTATTGCTGGTGACAGCGGATTATCCCAACCAGCAACTGGTGATGATTAACCTGCTGAGCAGTAATGATCGTCTGCTATTTGAGGTAAACCGTTCCAATATCATTAACCATGGCCTTAAACCCCTTCCGGAGTTGATCCTCAATGGCGGGACTGAGATTGATGTAGCGCGACTTTATCGCGAGGGGCAGGCCTCTCTGGTCGCCATGCAAAAACAACTGCAGGCGCGTGAGAAAACCCTGCGCCAGTTGAGTGACAAAACCGAAGAGCAAGCCGCCCTGAATCGCCGGTTGGAACAGCAATTGGCTGAGTTAAACCAGAATATCCGCCAGAGCGATGCACTGATTGCCAACCAAAACCTGCAGCTGCAAGAACAGGAAGCACAACTGGAAAAAAATAAACAGGAGCGCACCGCGCTGCTGCAGGAAATGGATGAGCGTACACGCGAACTCAATGCACAGAAAGTCCAGCTGCAAACCATTTCGACCACTATTGAAACACGTGAAAAACGCCTGACCCAACTTGATGAGACTATCAGGATCCAGGAAGCTGAAATCGCTGCCCAGAAACGCGCCATTGCCGGGCTTGATGAAACCGTGGATGCGCAGAAAACCACACTCAGGTATATGTTGGGTTTGGTTATTCTCGGTGTCTTGTTGATTTTCACGATCTTTGTGGCCTATCACATGAAACGGCGCGACAACCAGCGCCTTGCCGCCCACAGTAAGGACCTGCAGATTGCCAAGGATCGCCTCGCTATTGCCAAGCGCAAAGCCGAGGACGCCAGCCAGGCCAAGAGTGAATTCCTGTCATTGATGAGCCACGAATTGCGCACACCCTTGCAGGCGATTATCGGGTACACCGAGTTGGTGATTGAAGAGCTCAAACTGGATAGCGATGATCGCCATGTGAAAGATCTGGAGCGTGTTATCCATAATGGCGAACGTTTGTTGCGCCTGATCAACGGCGTACTGGATATGGCCAAGATCGAGTCAGGTAGCATGGATCTGGATCTTACCGAGGTGCGACTCTCCAGCCTGGTTGACGAGGCACGTGGAACCGTTGCGCCCTTGTTGGAAAAAAGTGAAATCCAGGTGGTGCAGGAGGTTGATGATGGTGAAAGCCTGCCCAAGGCAGACCCGGAAAAGCTGCTGCATATCCTGATCAACCTGCTGGGTAATGCCAGCAAGTTTGCCCCCAAGGGGGTGGTATCCATCAAGGCTTACCATCGCGCCGAAAAGATTTATATCAGTGTTGCCGACACCGGGATTGGTATGTCACCGGAACAGCAGCAACATATTTTTGATCCATTCCGCCAGGCCGATTCGGGTACGACGCGTAAATACCAGGGCAGTGGCCTTGGACTGTCCATTACCCGCCAATTGTGTGAGTTGATGGGGGGCAGTATCCGTGTTGAAAGCGAGCTGGGTAAAGGCTCTACATTTATTGTTGAGTTGCCATTGCCAATAGTGCCTCCCGCCCCGAAAGACCAGGAGCCTGAGGCTGTCATAACGGAAACGGCGGCCGTCATGCCTGCCGGTGCGGATGAATCCCTGACCCACCTGGTCATTGTTGAGGAGTATCCCCAATTACTGGAGCGCCTTGCCCGGGGTTTGGGAAACCGGTCTTACCAGCTGCATTGTGCTTCGGATGTCGCATCCTGTTTGCAGTTGGTGCGTGAACATCAACCTCAAGCGGTTGTGATTGACCCGCTCTTTGCCCCGGCCTCCTCTGTGATAGATGCCTTGCGCGCCGATCCACAAACGGCAGGCGTAACTATCCTCCTGCTAAGCCCGGCGCAGGGTGCAGATCTGTTGCCCCATCAGGAAACACAACTGCTCCTGGCGCAGTTGTGTGCGAAAAACTAG